The Hydra vulgaris chromosome 11, alternate assembly HydraT2T_AEP genome contains a region encoding:
- the LOC136087037 gene encoding 52 kDa repressor of the inhibitor of the protein kinase-like, whose translation MPHLTSIHAELDLWETFWNNQSVIPSTITETLKSIDIRGFPNIRKGFLIMGTILITKCECERSISVIRRLKTYMRSRMTGSRFNSLALMSFHQEIIPDVERVLNIFSVLGERLLELVVPNINLLISFLFIDYIRVFYFIFKFILYLVKIRKTNIKI comes from the coding sequence ATGCCTCATCTTACATCAATTCATGCTGAATTAGATTTGTGGGAAACATTTTGGAACAATCAATCTGTGATCCCATCCACTATTACAGAGACTTTAAAGTCTATTGATATAAGGGGTTTCCCAAACATtaggaaaggttttttaataatggGAACAATTCTAATTACTAAATGTGAATGCGAGAGGAGCATTTCTGTTATACGCAGACTGAAAACTTATATGCGAAGCCGCATGACAGGGTCAAGATTTAATTCTTTAGCTCTGATGTCTTTTCATCAAGAAATAATTCCTGATGTAGAaagagttttaaatattttttctgttttaggggAACGACTCTTAGAGTTGGTTGTacctaatattaatttattaatttcttttttgtttattgactATATtcgtgtattttattttatatttaagtttatcttatatttagtgaaaattagaaaaaccaacataaaaatttaa